Genomic DNA from Dehalococcoidia bacterium:
TTACGCCGTCCTCTTCGCCGGTTACTGCCTGATGCAGGTGGCCTCCAATAGCGCCCAGGGGCCGTACCAGGCTTTCATACCCGAGCTCGTGCCGCCGGGAAAACGGGGGTTGGCCTCCGGTGTAAAAAACCTGCTGGAGATACTGGGCGGGGTGGCTTTCGCGGGCATCAGTTCGGTGTTGATAGGACATTACAGCAACGGCCAGGGCAGGTACTGGCTGTGGCTCAACCTGGGACTTATCGGTATCGTCCTGGCGCTGGCGACAATCGCCACCATCGCCTGGATAAAAGAAAAGCCGCCAGACATCTCCACGGAGAAGAAGCCTTTCTGGGCCAGTGCCTTCGAAGTTTTCCGCGTCGATCTGAAGCACCACCGCCCCTTCGTATGGTTTCTGGTCTCGCGCCTGCTGGTTTTCGCGGCTTTCACCACCATCCAGCAATTCGCTCTTTATTTTTTCAAAGACGTGGTGGGTGTGGCCGACCCGGCGGCGGCGAGTTTCCGCTTTCTCATAGTTTCGGTCGCCGGCATGCTGATAGCCGCCTATCCGTCAGGCTGGCTTTCCGACCACATCGGGCGCAAGCCCATCGCTATCGGAGCGGCGCTACTGGGAGCGCTGGCCGTTCTCCTGATATTGTTTCTGCCTAAAGAGGTCAACGTGCTGCTACTGCCGGCCGCCCTCATAGGTGTTGCGCTGGGGGCCTTCTCCAGCACCAACTGGGCGCTGGCCACCGACCTGGTGGTCAAAGGAGAGGAGGCGCGCTATCTGGGGCTGGCCAACATGGCGACTGCCGGCGGCGGTGCGCTGGCGCGGCTCATCGGTCCGGTGATGGATTTGGCTAATAACCGGGTGGCCAATCTCGGATACAGCGTGATGTTGCTTGCCTGCACGGCATACCTGGTCGCCGGGGCGTTAATTCTCGTGAAGGTCAAGACGAAACAGAGCTAACTCCGCCTCGTGTCGTTGCCAATGCCGGGGCGCTCTGTTATACTTTGGAGTTGTCCTGCCCCCAT
This window encodes:
- a CDS encoding MFS transporter; translation: MSLLSFSLNMGVNSNSSSSTGFRQRDYFKITLLVFAITALWQSLHGFILPVRILDFVPEGQKNTYLGLITFTGLILGMFAQPIAGAVSDRSHFTWGRRRPFILFGMSAVILLLLVIGAAPIYAVLFAGYCLMQVASNSAQGPYQAFIPELVPPGKRGLASGVKNLLEILGGVAFAGISSVLIGHYSNGQGRYWLWLNLGLIGIVLALATIATIAWIKEKPPDISTEKKPFWASAFEVFRVDLKHHRPFVWFLVSRLLVFAAFTTIQQFALYFFKDVVGVADPAAASFRFLIVSVAGMLIAAYPSGWLSDHIGRKPIAIGAALLGALAVLLILFLPKEVNVLLLPAALIGVALGAFSSTNWALATDLVVKGEEARYLGLANMATAGGGALARLIGPVMDLANNRVANLGYSVMLLACTAYLVAGALILVKVKTKQS